A window of Roseobacter fucihabitans genomic DNA:
GCAGGCCAAGCTCCTCAATCTCCTCCACCGCGCCGATCCGGTAGAGGTCGGCGTGCCAGACTGGCCCAAGCCGGGTCTGATAGGTCTGTACCAGCGTAAATGTCGGAGACGGCACGTCTTCGGGCACCCGCAACAGCGATTGAATGGCGGCGCGCGCGAAATGTGTCTTGCCTGCGCCGACGTTGCCTTCGAGCAGCACGATATCTCCCGGACGCAACATCGGCGCAAGGCGTGCGGCAGCCTGTGCGGTTGCATCGCTGGACGTCAGGATCAGTGAAAGAGTACGTTCGGGCATAGACCCATGCTTACCCTGCGCAGTCGCGGCTGCAAGCCATAACAGGGATCAGGAAGCCCGCGCCCCCAGATGTAGCTGCTTGGCCGCGGTTTTTTCGGTCTGGATAAACCGAATGACCGTCGCACCGGAGGCGATACGCGATACCGTGCAGGTCAGGGGCGCGCCATTGTTCAGCGTGGCGGGCATGTCCCAGGAGGTTCGATCACTTATGTTGCGTACGAAATCGGTGAGCGCCGCCCAGCGTGCGCCGGGTTTGCATTGGCGTTTCCATTCATCCACGGAATCCAGAATGGTGATGTCGGTAAAAGAATTATCCGGGTCCAGACCCCAAAGTTCACGATATGCCAAATTGCAGAAGGTCAGCACGCCGGTTGAGGAAAAAACCACCAGACCCTCCTCGAAGGTGTCCATCAGGGATTGACCAAGCTCCAGCTCCGCCCGGAAATTCCGCGTCAGGGAGACTTCGGCGCTGATGTCCTCGATCAAAAACGCAATGGCACCGTCCGGGTGCGGACGCCCGCGCACACGGTAGGTCTGCCCGCTTTCCAGCGTCCATGTTTCCTGATACCGCCCATCGGTCGCCGCGGCGATGACCTCGGCGATTTCCTGGCGCCAGGAGTGATAGTTTTTGGGTTCCGGCATGCGGCGATTTTCGCGCATCCGGTCAAAGAAAGACAACAGCGTCGGCCGCCCGCTCAGGAATTCAGCCGGCAAGTCGGTAAGGTCGATCAGGGCCGGATTGAACAGGACCAATTGTCCGTTGCGGTCAAAAATCGCCAAACCGATGGAGAGCTGTGCGAATGTCTTTGCCAGGGTCTGGACAAAATTGCGCTGGGCGGCTTCGGATTTCACCACGGCGTTTACGTCAACCGCGTGGAATATGGTGATGTCGGAGACGGTGACGGCGGTCACATCATACCAGTCTTTTCGTCCGCCCTCTTTGGTCAGGGTCGACAGCCGTTGTCGTCCGGTTTTTGCAGTCCCGAACGGCTTCACCTCGAAGACGGGTTTTTCCGGCTTTGGCATGGTTCTGTGCAACCTGTCGTAAAGGTCTTCATAGGCGCCGTTGAACCATGTTACCTTTCCTTCCGCATTGACCTGCCAAACGGCATGCGGCGTGGTGTCGCTGGCGCGGCGCAGATCGGCAAGTTCGCGGTGGACCTTGAGCATCTTCTCGGATTGGGCCGTGCTCACCTTGCGATCATCATCCATATGAACCTGGATGAACCTTCCCCGACAGGTCAGCCTCAGTGTGGCGACGTCTTCGGCATGGCGCGCCTCGATTGAAACCGAACCGGATTGGTCCGTTGGCGGGTGTTCCGGCAGCTTGGGGAAGCGTTTCAGCATCCGCTCGCGCCATGAATGCCAATCATCCTGCC
This region includes:
- the tsaE gene encoding tRNA (adenosine(37)-N6)-threonylcarbamoyltransferase complex ATPase subunit type 1 TsaE; translation: MPERTLSLILTSSDATAQAAARLAPMLRPGDIVLLEGNVGAGKTHFARAAIQSLLRVPEDVPSPTFTLVQTYQTRLGPVWHADLYRIGAVEEIEELGLLEAFDTAICFLEWPDRLGPLRPQGALTLHLADGGDEDARRLTAQWEDARWDKRLQGWTQS
- a CDS encoding PAS-domain containing protein, whose product is MPFWDIAAIIGTATLSVLAGLFWVRKTTGQSGGASHLGQAAQNENGVSLLFDHEDLHHASEAAQHQYNVTPGQDDWHSWRERMLKRFPKLPEHPPTDQSGSVSIEARHAEDVATLRLTCRGRFIQVHMDDDRKVSTAQSEKMLKVHRELADLRRASDTTPHAVWQVNAEGKVTWFNGAYEDLYDRLHRTMPKPEKPVFEVKPFGTAKTGRQRLSTLTKEGGRKDWYDVTAVTVSDITIFHAVDVNAVVKSEAAQRNFVQTLAKTFAQLSIGLAIFDRNGQLVLFNPALIDLTDLPAEFLSGRPTLLSFFDRMRENRRMPEPKNYHSWRQEIAEVIAAATDGRYQETWTLESGQTYRVRGRPHPDGAIAFLIEDISAEVSLTRNFRAELELGQSLMDTFEEGLVVFSSTGVLTFCNLAYRELWGLDPDNSFTDITILDSVDEWKRQCKPGARWAALTDFVRNISDRTSWDMPATLNNGAPLTCTVSRIASGATVIRFIQTEKTAAKQLHLGARAS